GGGCAACCGGTGGAGTTGTTGCCGCGATCGGCCCATGTGCGCAAAATGCAGCACGAGCTAATCGAGCATTACAAACTCACCTCCACCAGCTTTGGCGAGGAACCCAACCGCCGCCTGCGGATCTTCCCGGCTTAGTCGCACGACAGCCTTAATTCGTTGGGTCAAGTTGCGGAGTCAGTCGTGGTAACAAGGGGCTTAAGCCCCTTGCTGCCTAACGATTTGGTGGCGATAACAGCCCTGTAATTTAACCCAGCAAATTAAGGCAGCCACGCTACTAGGGCAGGCGACCCAATTCAAACCGGCCTCAAAAAATCAAAAAATCAGAAAAAACAATTCGAGGGTTTTACCTATGGCTCTCTCTCGTCGTGCGCTAATTCGGCAATCCTTAGCTGCGGCTGCGGGCTTCACCCTGGCGGACTGGTTGCTGTGGGCACAAGATGGGGCGATCGCCGCTCCAATCGCCCAAACCACCCCGACCGTACCCGAAATTTTCAAAGTACCGCCCTTACCCTACGCCTACGACGCACTGCAACCGACGATCGATCGGGAAACCATGGAGTTTCACCACGACAAGCACCACGCCGCCTACGTCAAAAACCTGAATACCGCGATCGCGCCTTACCCCGAACTGCACAAGCGCTCAATTGAAGATCTGATCAGCAATCTCGACGCGTTGCCCGCCGACATTCGCGCCGCCGTTCGCAACAATGGCGGCGGCCACGACAACCACAGCCTGTTTTGGGAAAGCATGGGCCCCAACGCGGGCGGCCAACCTACTGGGGCGATCGCCCGGGCAATTACAGACACCTTTGGCAGCTTTGAAGCCCTGCAAACCGCGTTCAACCAAGCGGGAGCCAAGCGCTTTGGCAGTGGCTGGGCTTGGCTAGTGCTCGATCGCCAAGGAAAACTCACCGTCACCAGCACCGCCAACCAAGACAGCCCGCGAATGGAGGGGCAAATTCCCCTGCTCGGCAACGACGTTTGGGAACATGCCTACTACTTGAACTATCGCAACCGACGCGATCAGTATCTCCAGCAGTGGTGGAATGTGGTGAACTGGCCGGTAATTAACCAGCGCTACGAAGCCGCTAAAGCCGCTTAAAACTCAAAGGTCGCGGGCACCTTGATTTCCCATGTCCCAGCCGTCAGGACAAGGGGCTTAGGGCGTGTCGTCAAATTTC
The DNA window shown above is from Limnothrix sp. FACHB-406 and carries:
- a CDS encoding superoxide dismutase; this encodes MALSRRALIRQSLAAAAGFTLADWLLWAQDGAIAAPIAQTTPTVPEIFKVPPLPYAYDALQPTIDRETMEFHHDKHHAAYVKNLNTAIAPYPELHKRSIEDLISNLDALPADIRAAVRNNGGGHDNHSLFWESMGPNAGGQPTGAIARAITDTFGSFEALQTAFNQAGAKRFGSGWAWLVLDRQGKLTVTSTANQDSPRMEGQIPLLGNDVWEHAYYLNYRNRRDQYLQQWWNVVNWPVINQRYEAAKAA